One stretch of Micromonospora echinospora DNA includes these proteins:
- a CDS encoding PhzF family phenazine biosynthesis protein, which yields MSTLGYEIVDVFTDRPFAGNPLAVVFGAEGLATEQMQALALEFNLSETVFVLPPTQVGATYRARIFTPADELPFAGHPSVGAAVTASRRGVFEAGRVTQECGAGVLPIEVTATGATLTGGTPTLGPELDPEPLLEMVGLTGPDHVGPPPRVAGCGLEFPYLPVRPDAVARARLNTAAAERYGVEHVSLFSWDADSQTAHARVFVPGLGVPEDPATGSAALGLGVWLVASGLLPGEGRAEYTVRQGIEMHRPSTLTCTVTASGGLALGATVSGQVMPVARGEITVPPFIG from the coding sequence ATGTCGACCTTGGGCTACGAGATCGTGGACGTCTTCACCGACCGCCCCTTCGCCGGCAACCCGCTGGCCGTGGTGTTCGGCGCGGAAGGGCTGGCCACCGAGCAGATGCAGGCGCTCGCGCTGGAGTTCAACCTGTCCGAGACGGTCTTCGTGCTCCCGCCCACACAGGTGGGCGCCACCTACCGGGCGCGGATCTTCACCCCGGCCGACGAACTGCCCTTCGCCGGGCACCCGAGCGTCGGCGCCGCGGTGACCGCGAGCCGGCGCGGCGTCTTCGAGGCGGGCCGGGTCACCCAGGAGTGCGGTGCCGGCGTCCTGCCGATCGAGGTGACCGCCACCGGCGCGACGCTCACCGGCGGCACGCCCACGCTCGGCCCGGAACTCGACCCGGAACCGCTGCTGGAGATGGTCGGCCTCACCGGCCCCGACCACGTCGGCCCGCCACCGCGCGTCGCCGGGTGCGGTCTGGAGTTCCCCTACCTTCCGGTACGCCCGGACGCGGTGGCCCGGGCACGGTTGAACACGGCGGCGGCGGAGCGGTACGGCGTGGAGCACGTCAGCCTTTTCTCCTGGGACGCCGATTCGCAAACCGCGCACGCCCGGGTCTTCGTGCCGGGGCTCGGCGTGCCCGAGGACCCGGCGACCGGCTCGGCCGCTCTCGGGCTGGGCGTGTGGCTGGTCGCCAGCGGGCTGCTGCCCGGCGAGGGGCGCGCGGAGTACACGGTCCGGCAGGGCATCGAGATGCACCGCCCCTCCACGCTGACCTGCACGGTGACCGCCTCCGGCGGGCTGGCGCTGGGCGCGACCGTCTCCGGCCAGGTGATGCCGGTGGCCCGAGGCGAGATCACCGTCCCCCCTTTCATCGGCTGA
- a CDS encoding HAD family hydrolase, giving the protein MPRFQAVLFDFFGTLTHGVRRGAAHRATAELLGCSTEALVEVLHGSFYERASGSFGNAESTMRWVCARLGVHPSDAAVRAAVATRHRAVRADTRLRAEAVSVLAALRHRGVGTGLVSDCTHELPAFLPQLAVAPLLDAQIFSVRLGRCKPDPELYLAACYRLGQAPADCLYVGDGDSQELTGAERAGLSAVRLAAPDLAGHVVLNADHGFDGPSLTSLTDVLDLLDPVAVA; this is encoded by the coding sequence ATGCCCAGATTCCAGGCGGTGCTGTTCGACTTCTTCGGCACCCTGACGCACGGCGTCCGGCGCGGCGCCGCCCACCGCGCCACCGCCGAACTGCTCGGCTGCTCCACCGAGGCGCTGGTGGAGGTGCTGCACGGCAGCTTCTACGAACGGGCCAGCGGTTCCTTCGGGAACGCCGAGTCCACCATGCGCTGGGTGTGCGCCCGGCTCGGCGTCCACCCGTCCGACGCGGCGGTGCGCGCCGCCGTCGCCACCCGCCACCGGGCCGTACGGGCCGACACCCGGCTACGCGCGGAGGCGGTTTCGGTGCTGGCCGCGCTGCGCCACCGGGGCGTCGGCACCGGGCTGGTCAGCGACTGCACGCACGAACTGCCGGCGTTCCTGCCACAGCTCGCGGTCGCGCCGCTGCTCGACGCCCAGATCTTCTCGGTACGCCTCGGACGCTGCAAACCGGACCCGGAGCTGTACCTCGCCGCCTGCTACCGGCTCGGCCAAGCCCCGGCCGACTGCCTCTACGTCGGGGACGGCGACAGCCAGGAACTGACCGGCGCGGAACGGGCCGGGCTGAGCGCGGTCCGGCTGGCCGCGCCGGACCTCGCCGGCCACGTGGTCCTCAACGCCGACCACGGCTTCGACGGGCCGTCGCTGACCTCGCTGACGGACGTGCTCGACCTGCTCGACCCGGTCGCCGTCGCCTGA